One stretch of Vespula vulgaris chromosome 20, iyVesVulg1.1, whole genome shotgun sequence DNA includes these proteins:
- the LOC127071043 gene encoding protein shisa-5-like isoform X2 produces MSYAIILLTISCLCTGFAVGMECTYKESKNVFEKMITSCPVLWGDSNKSYCCYDLTNENFYCCTKEEFAMTMGLGIIVPVVIAAGIIISLIVCCISCLCCSCCPWYRRRHRGTVYGIQTPSVVQVIQTSTNPPSNYANQTEQNHYTPYPTNVGGTPQPLPAYTIEPYARQAPYNPGYVQ; encoded by the exons atgtCGTACGCTATCATACTTTTAACGATCTCGTGTCTCTGTACCGGCTTTGCAGTAg gGATGGAATGTACTTATAAAGAGTCAAAAAATGTTTTCGAGAAAATGATAACAAGCTGTCCCGTATTATGGGGTGATTCTAATAAATCATATTGTTGTTATGAtttaacaaatgaaaatttttactGTTGTACTAAAGAAGAATTTGCTATGACAATGGG ACTCGGAATCATCGTACCTGTGGTTATCGCTGCtggtattattatatcattaatagtTTGCTGCATTTCTTGTTTATGCTGCAGCTGCTGCCCATGGTATCGTCGACGCCATCGTGGCACCGTTTATGGCA TACAAACACCAAGTGTTGTTCAAGTGATACAAACTTCAACAAATCCTCCGTCTAATTATGCCAATCAAACAGAGCAAAATCATTATACACCATATCCAACTAATGTTGGAg GAACACCACAACCACTACCAGCATATACGATCGAACCTTATGCCCGGCAGGCACCATATAATCCCGGATATGTACAATAA
- the LOC127071160 gene encoding coatomer subunit gamma yields the protein MNAFKRDKKEEEDGGGNPFQNLEKTTVLQEARTFNDTPVNPRKCAHILTKILYLLNQGEQLGTMEATEAFFAMTKLFQSRDVVLRRLVYLGIKELSSLAEDVIIVTSSLTKDMTGKEDLYRAAAIRALCTITDGGMLAAIERYMKQAIVDRSPAVSSAALVSSLHLTSVSSDVARRWAYEAQEALNSTNVMVQYHALGVLYQARKTDKLAVIKLVAKLMRTSPKSPYAGCMLIRMACKLLDDVEEGEDLLGFIEACLRHKSEIIVYEAAHALVNLGRSGLKEIGPAISVLQLFCGSPKPALRFAAVRTLNKVAMTHPAAVTACNLDLENLITDSNRSIATLAITTLLKTGAESSVDRLMKQIATFVSEISDEFKVVVVQAIRALCQKFPRKHTVLMNFLSAMLRDEGGLEYKAAIADTIIAVMEGNAEAKEAGLAHLCEFIEDCEHISLAVRILHLLGQEGPTSKQPSRYIRFIYNRVILESASVRAAAVTALARFAAACPLLLPNVLVLLSRCQLDSDDEVRDRAAYYCTILQEQSDPTVLPLIQPPLFSIPSLERALRNYMKTPMEEPFDVSQVPPAQTIEEPAQVEIHTTIKPQQPRLTREESFIEKLSQIPQIANIIRGSSLLKSSAVFELTESETEYNVKCIKHTFAEHLVLQFDCINTLSDQFLEDVRIAIEATEGYTVLCEVPCPRLSYNEPGTTYTVLSYPGDVHASVATMPTTLRFMARDCDPTTGVPDTDQGYCDEYMLEDLEITIADQIRGMGSRGVDFGAFWDASAAKGYAKLEETFVLGATVTNLEGAIQSLTGFLGLDAVERSDRILPGSASHNLLLSGVFRGGKEVLARARLALSGNQVTMQLSVLCTDPDVAELILSAVG from the exons ATGAATGCTTTTAAACGcgacaagaaagaagaggaagatg GCGGTGGAAATCCTTTCCAAAACTTGGAGAAAACAACCGTACTTCAAGAGGCACGTACTTTCAATGACACCCCTGTAAATCCAAGAAAATGTGCTCATATTCTTACCAAAATTTTGTACCTATTGAATCAAGGAGAACAATTAGGTACTATGGAAGCAACGGAAGCATTTTTTGCGATGACTAAGTTATTCCAATCCAGAGATGTAGTATTAAGGCGTTTAGTTTATTTGGGTATCAAAGAATTAAGTTCATTGGCAGAAGACGTGATCATAGTTACGTCCAGTCTTACAAAAGATATGACTggaaaagaagatttataCAGAGCAGCCGCGATAAGAGCTTTGTGTACTATCACCGATGGCGGTATGTTAGCAGCAATCGAACGTTATATGAAACAAGCAATCGTCGATCGTTCTCCGGCGGTATCTAGCGCTGCATTGGTTTCATCTCTACATTTGACTAGCGTTTCCAGTGACGTCGCTAGAAGATGGGCTTATGAAGCTCAAGAGGCTTTAAACTCTACCAACGTAATGGTACAGTACCATGCATTAGGAGTTTTGTATCAAGCAAGAAAAACTGACAAACTTGCTGTCATCAAATTAGTAGCAAAACTCATGAGAACCAGTCCTAAAAGTCCTTACGCAGGTTGTATGCTGATAAGAATGGCGTGCAAACTCCTAGACGACgtggaagaaggagaggattTGTTAGGATTCATCGAAGCATGCTTGCGTCATAAATCAGAAATTATTGTTTACGAAGCAGCGCACGCATTGGTTAATCTTGGAAGAAGCGGTCTTAAAGAAATTGGACCTGCTATCAGTGTGTTACAATTATTCTGCGGATCTCCTAAGCCAGCTCTTAGATTTGCTGCCGTTAGAACTTTAAATAAAGTCGCAATGACTCATCCAGCAGCGGTTACGGCATGTAATTTGGACTTAGAAAACTTAATCACAGATTCCAATAGATCAATTGCTACTTTAGCTATTACGACGCTTTTGAAAACTGGAGCAGAAAGTTCTGTGGATCGTTTGATGAAACAGATTGCTACTTTTGTATCAGAAATTTCAGATGAATTCAAAGTTGTTGTGGTACAAGCGATAAG AGCTTTGTGTCAAAAATTCCCGCGCAAGCACACAGTTTTAATGAATTTCCTTTCCGCTATGTTAAGAGACGAAGGTGGCCTTGAATACAAAGCGGCCATAGCCGATACTATCATAGCCGTCATGGAAGGAAATGCCGAAGCCAAAGAGGCAGGCTTGGCACACTTGTGCGAATTTATAGAAGATTGCGAACACATTTCTCTCGCAGTGCGTATATTACATCTGCTGGGACAAGAAGGGCCAACATCCAAACAACCGTCCAGATACATACGTTTTATCTATAATCGCGTCATTCTCGAAAGTGCAAGTGTACGTGCTGCAGCTGTAACAGCTTTAGCACGTTTCGCTGCAGCATGCCCGCTTCTTCTTCCAAACGTTCTTGTACTTTTATCTCGTTGTCAATTAGATTCCGACGACGAAGTTCGCGATCGTGCAGCATATTATTGTACGATTTTACAAGAACAAAGTGATCCAACTGTATTGCCACTAATACAGCCACCTCTTTTCTCTATACCTAGTTTGGAAAGAGCTTTacgaaattatatgaaaacgCCTATGGAAGAACCATTTGACGTTTCtcag GTACCACCGGCGCAAACTATAGAGGAACCAGCACAAGTAGAAATACATACCACTATCAAGCCGCAACAACCGCGTttaacgagagaagagagcttcatagaaaaattatcgCAAATACCGCAGATAGCGAATATCATCAGAGGCTCTTCTCTTCTCAAGTCTTCTGCCGTGTTTGAATTAACCGAATCTGAAACAGAATATAACGTGAAATGTATCAAACACACGTTCGCGGAACATCTCGTTTTGCAATTCGATTGTATAAATACGCTTTCTGATCAATTTTTGGAAGACGTCAGAATTGCTATCGAAGCAACCGAAGG TTACACTGTTCTATGTGAAGTACCGTGTCCACGTCTGTCATATAATGAACCAGGAACGACTTACACGGTATTATCTTATCCAGGAGATGTACATGCTAGTGTCGCAACCATGCCTACGACTCTTCGTTTCATGGCACGTGATTGCGATCCTACAACAGGCGTTCCAGATACTGATCAGGGTTACTGCGACGAATACATG CTGGAAGATTTGGAAATTACAATAGCTGATCAAATTCGAGGTATGGGAAGTAGAGGAGTAGACTTTGGTGCATTTTGGGATGCATCTGCTGCTAAAGGATATGCCAAGTTGGAAGAAACTTTTGTTCTGGGAGCTACGGTAACGAATTTAGAAGGAGCAATACAAAGTCTTACAGGATTTTTGGGATTAGATGCGGTGGAACGTAGCGATAGAATACTTCCAGGATCTGCGTCGCATAATCTATTGTTAAGTGGTGTTTTTAGAGGTGGTAAGGAAGTACTTGCACGTGCAAGACTAGCATTGTCAGGTAATCAAGTAACGATGCAATTAAGTGTCCTATGTACAGACCCAGATGTTGCCGAACTAATTCTTTCTGCAGTAGGATAA
- the LOC127071163 gene encoding uncharacterized protein LOC127071163 isoform X2, producing MGNERELVSSLASCVCQFASCTRTSGKCIPSLFLYPTIYLSISLLYREDVTYRTSRSFVFIPKRSRIIGIFFLLFLFFFFFFSFFILRIIDEVIANGLKNDSSDSCDVLTNGRKMAPVLGVPPPPPPAPHMGPDGLILPRKPYNPCLTSTNHKDLRRELLFNQKIGRNVLNQKSELQRALEKQRENASRKEAERIREETFKDDPRTALQRAIEQRAKHIQIMQEQSQPTMIEPPNNLLITARAKLRPRTDSQ from the exons ATGGGCAACGAGCGCGAACTTGTCTCCTCTCTTGCCTCGTGCGTCTGTCAGTTTGCATCGTGCACTCGAACGAGCGGGAAGTgcattccctctctctttctctatccaactatttatctatccatatcattattatatcgcGAAGACGTGACATACAGGACTTCTCGGAGCTTTGTTTTCATCCCAAAACGATCCCGAAttattggaattttttttcttttatttctttttttcttcttttttttttcctttttcatccttCGCATCATCGACGAG GTGATTGCTAACGGTCTAAAGAACGATTCCTCGGACAGCTGCGACGTTTTGACGAACG GAAGAAAAATGGCACCGGTTTTGGGTGtcccaccgccaccaccacctgCACCTCACATGGGACCTGATGGCCTAATTTTACCTAGGAAACCTTACAACCCTTGCCTCACATCTACCAATCATAAAGATCTACGTAGAGAGTTACTTTTTAATCAGAAAAT aGGTAGAAACGTGTTAAATCAAAAAAGTGAGTTACAGAGAGCGTtagaaaagcaaagagagaatGCATCTAGAAAAGAAGCTGAGAGAATTCGTGAAGAAACTTTTAAAGATGATCCAAGGACAGCATTGCAAAGGGCGATAGAGCAAAGAGCAAAACATATTCAAATAATG CAAGAGCAATCACAACCAACGATGATTGAGCCACCAAATAATCTCTTGATAACGGCAAGAGCGAAATTAAGACCGCGTACTGACTCGCAATGA
- the LOC127071162 gene encoding methionine aminopeptidase 2 has translation MAAVLEEVGKSAEKLIDEEKDEIVDQEDESGAAEASKKKKKKKKKKKAGAGEASADVPEGDDKTKEDDQIKNDDTAVEGSIEVNDNEAETGTENEDAKKKKKKRKPRNKAGGVKQTERPSIPVSKLFPDGNFPIGEIMDYPPAAGIDERSAKNRFTSEEARALDRMHSDIYNEARQAAEAHRQTRKHIMKWVKSGMTMIEICNELEDTARKLIGEDGLKAGLAFPTGCSRNHCAAHYTPNAGDPTVLEYDDVTKIDFGTHINGRIIDCAFTLAFNPKYDKLIEAVRDATNTGIKAAGIDVQLCDVGAAIQEVMESYEVEIDGKTYQVKSIRNLNGHSIAPYRIHAGKTVPIVKGGEATRMEENEFYAIETFGSTGRGVVHDDLDCSHYMKSFDTGYVPLRLQSSKFLLNVINKHFGTLAFCKRWLDRVGCTKYQMALKDLCDKGAVEAYPPLVDVKGCYTAQFEHTLVLRPTCKEVISRGDDY, from the exons ATGGCCGCTGTACTAGAAGAAGTCGGCAAGTCAGCCGAAAAATTAATAGACGAGGAAAAAGATGAGATCGTAGATCAAGAGGATGAAAGTGGAGCAGCAGAAgcatcgaaaaagaaaaagaagaagaagaagaagaagaaggccG GTGCTGGAGAAGCAAGTGCCGACGTACCAGAAGGAGATGATAAAACAAAGGAGgatgatcaaataaaaaatgatgatacAGCGGTTGAAG GATCGATAGAAGTCAATGACAATGAAGCTGAAACTGGAACAGAAAATGAAGAcgctaaaaaaaagaagaagaaacgtaaaCCGCGTAATAAGGCTGGTGGAGTTAAACAAACTGAACGACCTTCGATTCCTGTCTCAAAATTATTTCCCGATGGTAACTTCCCTATTGGAGAAATAATGGATTATCCTCCTGCTGCTGGAATCGACGAAAGAAGTGCTAAGAACCGTTTTACAAGCGAAGAAGCGCGTGCTTTGGATAGAATGCATAGCGACATTTACAACGAAGCTAGACAAGCTGCAGAAGCACATAGACAGACAAGAAAGCATATTATGAAATgg GTTAAATCAGGAATGACCATGATAGAAATTTGCAATGAATTGGAAGATACAGCTAGAAAATTAATAGGAGAAGATGGATTGAAAGCAGGATTGGCATTTCCAACCGGTTGTTCGAGAAATCATTGCGCAGCTCATTATACTCCTAATGCTGGAGATCCAACTGTTTTGGAATACGATGACGTTACGAAAATAGATTTCGGCACACACATCAATGGACGTATTATCGATTGTGCATTCACCTTAGCATTTAATCCAAAATATGATAAACTTATTGAAGCAGTTCGCGATGCTACTAATACTGGAATTAAAGCTGCCGGTATTGATGTTCAGCTTTGCGACGTTGGTGCTGCTATTCAAGAAGTTATGGAATCGTACGAAGTTGAAATAGATGGTAAAACTTATCAG gtTAAATCAATCAGAAATTTGAATGGACATTCAATCGCACCTTATCGAATACACGCAGGGAAAACGGTACCGATAGTTAAAGGTGGCGAGGCTAcaagaatggaagaaaatgaattttatgcGATCGAAACGTTTGGATCTACCGGACGAGGTGTCGTCCACGATGATTTGGATTGTTCTCATTATATGAAAAGTTTTGATACCGGATATGTCCCGCTCAGATTACAGAGCAGCAAATTTTTACTTAATGTTATTAACAAGCACTTTG GTACTTTAGCATTTTGTAAACGTTGGTTGGATCGCGTCGGTTGTACCAAGTATCAAATGGCATTGAAAGATTTGTGCGATAAAGGGGCAGTTGAAGCTTATCCGCCACTAGTCGATGTCAAAGGATGCTATACTGCCCAATTTGAGCATACTCTTGTATTACGTCCTACTTGCAAGGAAGTTATTTCTCGAGGAGatgattattga
- the LOC127071043 gene encoding protein shisa-5-like isoform X1, which translates to MSYAIILLTISCLCTGFAVGMECTYKESKNVFEKMITSCPVLWGDSNKSYCCYDLTNENFYCCTKEEFAMTMGLGIIVPVVIAAGIIISLIVCCISCLCCSCCPWYRRRHRGTVYGKVQTPSVVQVIQTSTNPPSNYANQTEQNHYTPYPTNVGGTPQPLPAYTIEPYARQAPYNPGYVQ; encoded by the exons atgtCGTACGCTATCATACTTTTAACGATCTCGTGTCTCTGTACCGGCTTTGCAGTAg gGATGGAATGTACTTATAAAGAGTCAAAAAATGTTTTCGAGAAAATGATAACAAGCTGTCCCGTATTATGGGGTGATTCTAATAAATCATATTGTTGTTATGAtttaacaaatgaaaatttttactGTTGTACTAAAGAAGAATTTGCTATGACAATGGG ACTCGGAATCATCGTACCTGTGGTTATCGCTGCtggtattattatatcattaatagtTTGCTGCATTTCTTGTTTATGCTGCAGCTGCTGCCCATGGTATCGTCGACGCCATCGTGGCACCGTTTATGGCA aaGTACAAACACCAAGTGTTGTTCAAGTGATACAAACTTCAACAAATCCTCCGTCTAATTATGCCAATCAAACAGAGCAAAATCATTATACACCATATCCAACTAATGTTGGAg GAACACCACAACCACTACCAGCATATACGATCGAACCTTATGCCCGGCAGGCACCATATAATCCCGGATATGTACAATAA